In the Kaistella sp. 97-N-M2 genome, one interval contains:
- a CDS encoding MarR family winged helix-turn-helix transcriptional regulator, translating into MTKKTPEKVENVDLILKSTWLAVSKMYSELAQDHDATAVQALTLLKIDPKEGTRSTNLGPKMAIEPTSLTRIIKLLEDNGYIYKEKTLSDKREVIIKLTDKGLNSRNLSKEVVVNFNKKVIEKISDEKMEIFKEVMTDILKIANELNNKK; encoded by the coding sequence ATGACAAAAAAAACACCCGAAAAAGTTGAAAATGTAGATCTAATTTTAAAATCCACGTGGCTTGCAGTGTCGAAAATGTACTCAGAATTGGCACAAGACCACGATGCAACTGCTGTTCAGGCTTTAACCCTTTTAAAAATTGACCCGAAAGAAGGAACCAGAAGCACAAATCTCGGTCCCAAAATGGCGATCGAACCGACTTCTTTGACCCGAATTATTAAGCTTTTGGAAGATAACGGCTACATCTACAAAGAAAAGACGCTCAGTGACAAACGTGAAGTAATTATTAAACTTACGGATAAAGGGCTCAACAGCCGTAATTTATCTAAAGAAGTGGTGGTCAACTTTAATAAAAAAGTAATTGAAAAAATCTCCGACGAGAAAATGGAAATTTTCAAGGAAGTGATGACCGACATCCTGAAAATTGCCAACGAATTAAACAATAAAAAATAA
- a CDS encoding dipeptidase — MKETLNYIQENKQRYVEELFELLKIASISADPAYKDEVLRCADEVAKYLKNAGADDVEVCQTEGYPIVFGQKLIDPKLPTVLVYGHYDVQPPDPLELWTKPPFEPYIEKTEIHPEGAIFARGSADDKGQFFMHIKAFEAMMKTDTLPCNVKFILEGEEEVGSKSLEAFVKEQKERLACDVILISDTHIYSNEQPTVTTGLRGLSYVEVSVEGPNRDLHSGLYGGAVPNPIHVLSRMIANLIDENGHITIDGFYDNVDVVSEEERAEMNKLKDDSESFKKSIGLNGVEGEKNYTTLERTSIRPTLDCNGIWGGYIGEGAKTVIPSKAFAKISMRLVPYQTPEEITEKFTKYFEKIAPANVKVKVTPHHGGMPYVLPSDTKEFRAAKKAMETAFGKEVLSYRSGGSIPITAMFEEVLQAKSVLMGFGLDSDAIHSPNEHYGLYNFYKGIESIPLFFENYATV, encoded by the coding sequence ATGAAAGAAACCTTAAATTACATTCAGGAGAACAAGCAGCGTTATGTTGAGGAACTTTTTGAATTATTAAAAATTGCTTCGATCTCCGCAGATCCTGCCTATAAAGATGAAGTTTTGAGATGTGCCGACGAAGTAGCAAAATACCTGAAAAATGCGGGTGCAGATGACGTTGAAGTTTGCCAAACTGAGGGTTATCCGATTGTTTTTGGGCAAAAACTGATCGATCCAAAATTGCCCACGGTTTTGGTGTACGGTCATTACGACGTTCAGCCACCGGATCCGTTGGAATTATGGACAAAACCACCTTTCGAACCGTATATTGAGAAAACAGAAATTCATCCCGAAGGAGCCATCTTTGCCCGCGGATCGGCCGACGATAAAGGACAGTTTTTTATGCATATTAAAGCCTTTGAGGCGATGATGAAAACAGATACCTTACCATGTAACGTTAAGTTTATTTTGGAAGGCGAAGAAGAAGTAGGCTCCAAAAGTCTGGAGGCTTTTGTGAAAGAGCAAAAAGAAAGACTGGCTTGCGACGTGATCTTAATTTCCGATACACATATTTATTCTAACGAACAACCCACGGTTACGACAGGGCTTCGTGGTTTAAGCTATGTAGAAGTCTCGGTGGAAGGACCGAACAGAGATCTGCATTCCGGCTTATACGGCGGCGCGGTTCCGAACCCAATCCATGTGCTTTCGCGCATGATCGCAAACTTGATCGATGAAAATGGACACATTACAATCGACGGATTTTATGATAATGTGGATGTGGTTTCCGAGGAAGAAAGAGCGGAAATGAACAAACTGAAAGACGATTCCGAAAGTTTTAAAAAATCAATTGGTTTAAATGGAGTAGAAGGCGAAAAAAACTACACTACTTTAGAAAGAACTTCAATCCGCCCGACGTTGGACTGCAACGGGATTTGGGGTGGCTACATCGGCGAAGGCGCGAAAACGGTGATTCCGTCCAAAGCTTTTGCGAAGATTTCCATGAGATTGGTTCCGTATCAAACTCCGGAGGAGATTACCGAAAAATTCACGAAATATTTTGAAAAAATAGCGCCTGCAAATGTGAAAGTTAAGGTAACGCCGCACCATGGCGGCATGCCATACGTTTTGCCCAGCGATACGAAAGAATTCCGCGCGGCTAAAAAAGCTATGGAAACTGCCTTCGGAAAAGAAGTCCTTTCGTACAGAAGCGGCGGCAGTATTCCGATTACGGCCATGTTTGAAGAGGTTTTGCAAGCAAAATCCGTGTTGATGGGCTTTGGTTTGGATTCGGATGCCATTCATTCACCAAACGAACATTACGGGCTGTACAACTTCTATAAAGGAATTGAAAGTATTCCGCTTTTCTTTGAGAATTACGCGACAGTTTAA
- a CDS encoding septum formation initiator family protein has translation MKELIKEIKPKTPAVKFLQKYVLTKYFVTVFLFLIWMVFFDNTSFLVVNELNGEISRYEEQLAYYKDEYRKNDEFYKKLMNNKSEKEKFARENYFMKKPNEEIFILVVDSSNLKKK, from the coding sequence ATGAAAGAATTAATTAAAGAAATAAAGCCGAAGACGCCTGCCGTTAAATTTCTTCAGAAATATGTTCTGACCAAATATTTTGTGACTGTTTTTTTATTTTTAATATGGATGGTTTTCTTTGATAATACGTCGTTTTTAGTTGTTAATGAGCTCAATGGGGAAATAAGCAGGTACGAAGAACAGTTGGCTTATTACAAAGACGAGTACCGCAAAAATGACGAGTTCTACAAGAAGTTGATGAACAATAAATCTGAAAAGGAAAAATTTGCGCGCGAAAATTATTTTATGAAAAAACCGAATGAAGAAATCTTTATTTTGGTGGTGGATTCCAGTAATCTAAAGAAAAAATAA
- a CDS encoding methylmalonyl-CoA mutase family protein yields the protein MFKNITLRDWENIVQKQLKTDDIYAVLSKENLEGIQVKPYYASVAKPLNNLPKIEESTHLVSNYHESSEENVFAFLLNNNVENLTEKVIFVNNKDLAEHISVVETNRYFSLIDIFSEDESGEIREQLGKELLAKNFEKNICIDIALHQNAGATITQQLAVGLAKAKDITEIFGAEILTKIIFKVALGGNYFFEIAKIRALKLLYNQFSKEFGLDEIPYIFAETSLRNKSTADAENNLIRSTLELSAGMIGGADAVYTNNYKIENSSSLSEEISFKQQIVLAYESIINVFDDAGNGSYYIEDLTQQFAEKAWKVFLKMEEEGGYCELLKSGKIQKTIYEQALKEQIWVEEGKIKIIGVNLYPTLEKRRLPRKCTTAVRLSPCGWRKCSNKFITNAHIY from the coding sequence ATGTTTAAAAATATTACACTTCGAGACTGGGAAAATATTGTTCAGAAGCAACTGAAAACAGACGATATTTATGCTGTTCTGTCCAAAGAAAATCTGGAAGGAATTCAGGTTAAACCCTATTACGCTTCGGTGGCAAAACCCTTAAATAATCTGCCTAAAATTGAAGAGTCTACGCATCTTGTCTCCAATTATCACGAAAGTTCGGAAGAAAATGTTTTTGCATTTCTGCTCAACAATAACGTCGAAAATTTAACGGAGAAAGTGATTTTTGTTAATAATAAGGATCTCGCGGAACATATTTCTGTGGTAGAAACGAACCGCTATTTTTCTTTAATCGACATTTTTTCGGAGGACGAAAGCGGGGAAATCAGGGAACAGTTGGGAAAAGAACTTTTGGCGAAAAATTTTGAAAAAAATATCTGCATCGACATTGCCCTCCATCAGAACGCAGGCGCAACTATCACGCAACAATTGGCGGTAGGCCTGGCAAAAGCAAAAGACATAACGGAAATTTTTGGCGCCGAAATTTTAACAAAAATTATTTTTAAAGTTGCCCTTGGCGGAAACTATTTCTTTGAAATCGCTAAAATCAGAGCCCTAAAATTACTATATAACCAGTTTTCCAAAGAATTTGGTTTGGATGAAATCCCTTACATTTTTGCAGAAACTTCGCTGCGAAATAAATCGACGGCCGATGCGGAAAACAATCTGATACGTTCCACGCTGGAACTTTCTGCCGGCATGATCGGAGGTGCAGACGCGGTTTATACGAATAATTACAAGATTGAAAATTCATCCTCGCTGTCTGAAGAAATTTCCTTTAAGCAGCAGATTGTTTTAGCGTATGAAAGTATAATTAATGTTTTCGATGATGCCGGGAACGGAAGCTACTATATCGAAGATCTCACGCAGCAGTTTGCAGAAAAAGCCTGGAAAGTATTTCTGAAAATGGAAGAAGAAGGCGGATACTGCGAACTTCTGAAATCCGGTAAAATTCAAAAAACCATTTACGAACAAGCTTTAAAAGAGCAGATTTGGGTGGAAGAAGGCAAAATAAAAATCATCGGTGTGAATCTTTATCCTACACTGGAAAAAAGAAGACTGCCGCGCAAATGTACGACAGCAGTGAGATTAAGCCCATGCGGCTGGCGGAAATGTTCGAATAAGTTTATCACGAATGCGCATATTTATTAG
- a CDS encoding vancomycin high temperature exclusion protein: MILANVWVFASTNGRTFTKISKIPPRETALVLGTSPRMKSGVSNPYFTSRMDAAALLYHHGKIKKIIVSGEKSRGYDEPSAMKNYLVYQEGVPESIITEDPKGFKTQTSINNCKNIYQQNDVIIVSQGFHNLRALFYARNNDMNALGFDAQDVLSNESYYRNQSREFLARVYAVIFYLLGIENKASV, translated from the coding sequence ATGATTTTGGCGAATGTCTGGGTTTTTGCCAGCACCAATGGACGAACATTTACGAAGATTTCTAAAATCCCGCCGCGCGAAACGGCTCTCGTTTTGGGCACGTCGCCGAGAATGAAATCCGGCGTCTCTAATCCTTATTTTACTTCCCGCATGGATGCAGCTGCTCTTCTGTATCACCACGGAAAAATAAAAAAAATCATTGTCAGCGGCGAAAAAAGCCGGGGCTACGACGAACCTTCAGCCATGAAAAACTATCTTGTTTATCAGGAAGGTGTTCCCGAAAGCATTATCACCGAAGATCCGAAAGGTTTTAAAACCCAGACCAGCATCAACAACTGCAAAAACATTTATCAACAAAATGATGTAATCATCGTCTCCCAGGGTTTTCATAATCTGCGCGCCCTCTTTTATGCCCGCAATAACGACATGAATGCGCTGGGTTTCGATGCGCAGGATGTTTTGAGCAATGAAAGTTACTACAGAAATCAATCGCGGGAATTTTTGGCGCGCGTTTACGCAGTTATTTTTTATCTGTTGGGAATTGAGAACAAAGCTTCTGTTTAA
- a CDS encoding flavin reductase family protein, which yields MEKLLPKAKQTEFHRLKLAKKRQLTKNIFALEFEIPEMLKPNYRFEAGQYVTLNYTSKGEVVQNDFSMTSAPFEEKITLGIKINYEKSSTQDFLNNLDVGDEVEVSEPRGRFTIVAKPHEFRTIIGFASGIGITPILSHFKNLLHTEPRTRLFLFYGNRKTEEIAFRDELDALAKKYNDRLQIFYFFSQEIPSDHLFYGRLDEKKVRLIINQILHLDDTDEESTIWDAVDEVLICGKGDMIKAIANACYNNGIQKKNIHFELFEEYNEDIYPVEKDFPLIENIELDFKLYNNNYSTTLENNKEKLLQQLLIQEFPVPYSCKSGICGSCECILEEGEVELLENEYLTEKEEKAGKILACMSVVLSKKIKINFDLI from the coding sequence ATGGAAAAACTCTTACCAAAAGCGAAGCAGACTGAATTTCACCGGCTAAAATTAGCGAAAAAACGACAGTTGACCAAAAACATCTTCGCTTTGGAATTCGAAATTCCCGAAATGCTGAAACCCAATTATCGCTTTGAAGCCGGGCAGTATGTCACCTTAAATTATACTTCGAAGGGTGAAGTGGTTCAGAATGATTTCTCCATGACTTCGGCACCTTTTGAAGAGAAAATTACTTTAGGAATCAAGATTAATTACGAGAAAAGTTCCACGCAGGATTTCCTGAATAATTTGGATGTTGGCGACGAAGTAGAAGTATCCGAACCGCGGGGCCGCTTTACCATCGTGGCCAAACCGCACGAATTTCGTACCATCATTGGGTTTGCAAGCGGTATTGGAATTACACCCATTCTCAGCCATTTTAAAAATTTGCTTCATACCGAACCGCGAACGCGGCTTTTCCTTTTTTATGGAAACCGCAAAACGGAAGAGATTGCCTTTAGGGATGAACTCGATGCGCTGGCAAAAAAATATAATGACCGGCTGCAGATTTTCTACTTTTTCTCCCAGGAAATCCCCAGCGATCATCTATTTTATGGCAGGTTAGACGAGAAGAAAGTACGCTTAATCATCAATCAAATTTTGCATTTGGATGATACCGATGAAGAAAGTACCATTTGGGATGCGGTTGATGAAGTCTTAATTTGCGGAAAAGGCGATATGATAAAAGCTATTGCGAACGCCTGCTATAATAACGGAATTCAAAAGAAAAACATTCATTTTGAGCTTTTTGAGGAATATAATGAAGATATTTATCCCGTCGAAAAAGACTTTCCTCTTATAGAAAACATTGAACTGGATTTTAAACTTTATAATAACAATTACAGCACAACTTTAGAAAACAATAAGGAAAAACTGCTGCAACAGCTTTTGATTCAGGAATTTCCCGTGCCTTATTCCTGTAAATCCGGAATATGTGGAAGTTGCGAATGTATTCTGGAAGAAGGCGAGGTAGAACTGCTGGAGAATGAGTATTTAACGGAAAAGGAAGAGAAAGCCGGGAAAATTTTAGCGTGCATGTCGGTAGTTTTAAGCAAGAAAATAAAAATAAATTTCGACCTAATTTGA
- a CDS encoding TlpA disulfide reductase family protein: MKKVIFGLMVLATAASCKKETNVVENAENKTSDSITVSESNEASAAVVPFKKVELSPAEASKFMGKQNNDTLYVNNFFATWCGPCMQEIPHFKKKMEEMKGQPVKFTFVDLDQKEDWDTKVKKFAEEQGLSNHVVLLDGSKLTPEFFASTFKNWNGGAIPFTYMRKGDKTDETLGSMSEEMLTEKLNSFK; the protein is encoded by the coding sequence ATGAAAAAAGTAATTTTTGGTTTGATGGTTCTGGCAACAGCAGCTTCTTGTAAGAAAGAAACAAATGTTGTAGAAAATGCAGAAAACAAAACTTCAGATTCAATAACGGTATCCGAATCCAATGAAGCCAGCGCAGCAGTTGTACCTTTTAAGAAAGTAGAACTTTCGCCTGCCGAAGCTTCCAAATTTATGGGCAAACAAAATAACGATACGCTTTATGTGAACAACTTTTTTGCAACGTGGTGCGGCCCATGCATGCAGGAAATTCCGCATTTCAAGAAAAAGATGGAAGAAATGAAAGGCCAGCCGGTGAAATTTACCTTTGTCGATTTGGACCAAAAAGAGGACTGGGACACGAAGGTGAAAAAATTTGCGGAAGAACAGGGATTGTCCAATCACGTTGTGCTTTTAGACGGCTCTAAATTGACCCCGGAATTTTTCGCATCGACTTTTAAAAATTGGAACGGCGGCGCGATCCCCTTTACTTACATGAGAAAAGGCGATAAAACCGACGAAACTTTAGGTTCGATGAGCGAAGAAATGCTCACCGAAAAGCTAAATTCTTTTAAATAG
- a CDS encoding class I SAM-dependent methyltransferase, whose product MEKKILTPEVQIFIDANLHSDLHSLLLKKSPFPEISMHEIVQQIKGKKVAQKKFPFLLKEGIVFPPNLNLEQASSQSTAEYKAKNVEGKTFLDLTTGFGIDAYFLSQNFTEVTLVEQNSPLLETVKHNWTILERKAAFLNENLEEFLKKNTAKFDVVYVDPARRDDNKNKKFLLEDLSPNLLEIQGQLAEISSQTISKLSPLIDISYLISVLKNISKIEIIALRNEVKELLVYIEGDAKLHDVKISCINLESDDADFTFNFQEEKTAVSLFSEPKQFLYIPNNTVLKSGAFNLVSEKFSLKKLHPNTHFYTSDVVLNHFPGRILKIDTVDSKDISKGGKYNIISKNYPLTPDQIKKKYKISDGGDFYLIFTQTQKGKIILKSQ is encoded by the coding sequence GTGGAGAAAAAAATTCTCACTCCGGAAGTTCAAATCTTTATCGATGCAAATCTACACTCCGATTTGCATTCTTTGTTGCTGAAAAAATCGCCCTTTCCCGAAATTTCGATGCACGAAATTGTGCAGCAGATTAAAGGAAAAAAAGTGGCGCAAAAAAAGTTTCCTTTTTTACTTAAAGAAGGAATCGTCTTTCCGCCGAATCTGAATTTAGAACAGGCTTCCTCGCAATCCACCGCAGAATACAAAGCGAAAAATGTAGAGGGCAAAACATTTTTGGATCTTACCACAGGATTTGGCATCGACGCGTATTTTCTGTCTCAAAATTTTACAGAAGTAACATTGGTGGAACAAAATAGCCCGCTTTTGGAAACCGTAAAACACAACTGGACGATTTTAGAAAGAAAAGCCGCCTTCCTCAACGAAAATCTGGAGGAATTTTTAAAGAAAAATACGGCAAAATTCGATGTCGTTTATGTTGATCCGGCCCGCAGAGACGATAACAAAAACAAAAAATTCCTGCTCGAAGATCTTTCGCCCAATCTGCTCGAGATTCAGGGTCAACTTGCCGAAATATCATCGCAAACGATCAGCAAACTTTCCCCGTTGATTGATATTTCTTACCTGATTTCTGTTTTGAAAAATATATCAAAAATCGAAATTATCGCCCTAAGAAATGAGGTTAAAGAATTGCTGGTTTACATAGAAGGTGATGCGAAATTACACGATGTAAAAATTTCCTGCATCAATCTGGAAAGTGACGACGCGGATTTTACGTTTAATTTTCAGGAAGAAAAAACGGCGGTTTCCCTCTTTTCGGAGCCCAAACAATTTCTTTATATTCCAAATAATACAGTTTTAAAATCCGGCGCTTTCAACTTGGTTTCCGAAAAATTCAGCCTGAAAAAACTTCATCCCAACACGCATTTTTATACCTCAGATGTTGTGTTGAATCATTTTCCGGGTAGAATTTTAAAGATTGACACCGTGGATTCTAAAGACATTAGCAAAGGCGGGAAGTACAACATCATCTCGAAAAATTATCCTTTAACGCCGGACCAAATTAAAAAGAAATACAAAATTTCTGATGGCGGAGATTTCTATTTAATTTTTACGCAAACGCAGAAAGGAAAGATTATTTTAAAATCTCAATAA
- a CDS encoding iron ABC transporter permease produces MTKNFKITAIFILIGIVISVIVNLNIGFLNLNFSDFFSASSEHSQIAKLRINRVLVMLLAGISIPTSGFLLQEYFQNPLAGPSVLGITSVASLSVAFYIFFSQDMVLPELLQNSFLSLTAIAGSLVLMAILLLFSGRFQDKSFLIIFGFLVSALAGAVVSILQFYAENQSLKNYILWSFGANNQVSTNQIMVLSVIVALGLFLTFKTIKPLIGNSLGTAYAQSLGVNLKQLKYLVIIASSLLSASVTAFLGPILFIGIVVPHFCRMLFNPAQLWQQWILNMILGILIMGFFSIISESTQFPLNVITSLFGIPVILMMMLKSTRVK; encoded by the coding sequence ATGACTAAAAATTTCAAAATTACCGCCATTTTCATTCTTATCGGAATTGTTATTTCGGTTATTGTGAACTTGAATATCGGTTTTTTAAATTTGAATTTTTCGGATTTTTTCTCTGCTTCTTCCGAACATTCCCAGATCGCAAAGTTGCGCATCAACCGGGTTTTGGTAATGTTACTGGCGGGGATTTCCATTCCAACCTCCGGATTTTTGTTGCAGGAATATTTTCAGAATCCTTTGGCCGGACCGTCGGTTTTAGGCATTACATCTGTGGCGAGTTTAAGTGTGGCTTTTTATATCTTTTTTTCGCAGGATATGGTCTTGCCGGAGTTGCTCCAAAACAGTTTTTTAAGCCTTACGGCTATCGCCGGAAGTTTAGTTTTGATGGCGATTCTGCTGCTTTTTTCAGGCAGATTTCAGGACAAATCTTTTCTTATCATTTTTGGTTTTTTAGTTTCAGCATTGGCCGGCGCCGTGGTTTCTATCTTACAATTTTACGCGGAAAATCAAAGTTTAAAAAATTATATTTTGTGGAGTTTTGGCGCGAACAATCAGGTTTCCACGAATCAGATTATGGTGCTGTCGGTGATTGTAGCGCTCGGTTTATTCTTGACTTTTAAAACCATCAAACCTCTAATTGGAAATTCATTAGGAACAGCTTACGCGCAGAGTTTGGGTGTCAATTTGAAGCAGTTGAAATATCTGGTCATCATCGCCTCTTCCCTGCTTTCTGCGTCGGTAACGGCGTTTTTAGGACCTATTTTATTCATCGGAATTGTGGTTCCACATTTTTGTCGAATGCTGTTTAATCCTGCACAATTATGGCAGCAATGGATTTTGAATATGATCTTAGGCATTTTAATTATGGGATTTTTTTCTATCATTTCCGAATCCACGCAGTTTCCTTTGAATGTGATCACGTCCCTTTTTGGAATTCCGGTTATTTTAATGATGATGTTGAAAAGTACGAGGGTCAAATAA
- a CDS encoding T9SS type A sorting domain-containing protein encodes MKKVYLLGAVFFALFANAQEFAAVSSSPSSNVSPTKAPGVIYSQPIEGTSGIVSDVLSNGNYVAAADDFILTDNSVVSRITVTGFQNQGNLETVVSTGLIMYIYTDANGMPSGNPTDAAQTPVAKIDLSKSSPAYSLVKTGSTYAYSVNIPLALGKGISLNKDTTYWLVFAAKTNLSAYTGATRFNWYTAARVGNKAKLIDPSDAFQAGATNWTDISELTEDASFDGLTFTIEGETALGTGEIYNSNKVSISPNPTSDYLNFNAKVKSVQIIDAAGRNVSSAKVTNNQVDVRNLAKGVYIVKFETEKGTQTEKFIKK; translated from the coding sequence ATGAAAAAAGTTTACTTATTAGGCGCAGTCTTTTTTGCCCTTTTTGCTAATGCACAAGAATTTGCTGCGGTTAGTTCATCCCCATCATCTAATGTTTCGCCGACTAAAGCTCCTGGAGTTATTTATTCGCAGCCAATTGAGGGTACCTCTGGAATTGTTTCCGACGTGTTAAGCAATGGCAATTACGTTGCGGCCGCAGACGATTTTATCTTAACTGATAACAGTGTGGTTTCCCGGATTACCGTTACTGGTTTTCAAAATCAAGGAAATTTAGAAACGGTAGTTTCAACTGGTTTGATCATGTACATTTACACCGATGCAAACGGAATGCCTTCTGGAAACCCCACCGATGCAGCACAAACACCAGTTGCTAAGATCGATCTTTCTAAATCTTCTCCTGCATACAGTTTAGTAAAAACAGGCAGCACCTATGCTTACTCCGTTAATATTCCATTGGCTTTAGGAAAAGGCATATCCTTAAATAAAGATACAACGTACTGGTTGGTTTTTGCCGCAAAAACAAATCTTTCAGCTTATACAGGCGCAACCAGATTTAACTGGTATACAGCGGCAAGAGTTGGTAATAAAGCGAAACTAATCGATCCGAGCGATGCATTTCAGGCAGGCGCAACAAATTGGACAGATATTTCTGAATTAACAGAGGATGCATCTTTTGATGGTTTGACTTTCACTATTGAAGGTGAAACAGCACTAGGAACAGGGGAAATCTACAATTCTAACAAGGTAAGTATCTCACCTAATCCAACTTCAGATTACCTGAACTTTAACGCGAAAGTAAAATCAGTTCAGATTATTGATGCTGCGGGAAGAAATGTTTCTTCAGCAAAAGTAACAAACAACCAAGTGGATGTAAGAAACCTTGCAAAAGGCGTTTATATTGTTAAGTTTGAAACTGAAAAAGGTACACAGACTGAAAAATTCATCAAGAAATAA
- the udk gene encoding uridine kinase, translating to MLVIGIAGGTGSGKTTVVNKILQQLNAEGVNVLSQDNYYHDNQHLTLSEREVLNYDHPKSIDFDLLIRHVKDLKSGNHIEQPIYSFVTHSRTGDHVLIDPKNVLIVEGILVLTNKELLKEYDLKVFVHADSDERLIRRIRRDTQERGRDLQEVLHRYQTTLKPMHQEFIEPSKNEADLIVPNMKQNTVAIDFLSTVINNTLKKTH from the coding sequence ATGCTCGTTATCGGAATTGCAGGTGGCACCGGCTCTGGAAAAACCACGGTTGTTAATAAAATCCTTCAACAACTAAATGCAGAGGGAGTTAATGTGCTTTCGCAGGACAATTATTATCATGACAATCAACACCTTACCCTTTCCGAAAGAGAAGTTTTAAATTACGATCATCCAAAATCCATCGATTTCGATTTGCTGATCAGGCATGTAAAAGATCTGAAAAGCGGCAATCATATCGAACAACCGATTTATTCTTTCGTAACGCATTCGCGCACGGGCGATCACGTTTTGATTGATCCGAAAAATGTACTTATTGTGGAAGGAATTTTAGTGCTTACCAATAAAGAACTTTTAAAAGAATATGACTTAAAAGTTTTTGTTCATGCGGATTCCGATGAAAGGTTGATCCGTAGAATCCGCCGCGACACTCAAGAACGGGGCCGCGATTTGCAGGAAGTTTTGCATCGTTATCAAACCACGTTAAAACCCATGCATCAGGAATTCATCGAACCGTCGAAAAATGAAGCGGATCTTATTGTACCGAATATGAAGCAAAATACCGTGGCGATCGATTTTCTTTCGACGGTAATTAACAATACTTTAAAGAAAACGCATTAA
- a CDS encoding ABC transporter ATP-binding protein has product MFLELKNTAIGYKTPLIKGVNAALDLGDISLLIGNNGVGKTTLIKSILHQIPGLEGEIMLGGKSVKSLSNKEIAEQIAVVFSKSPVPANYTLKDLVSLGKYIHYPYYFELSNSDKREVEEIVESLNLTQYLDFPLHQLSDGNLQKAFIGRALAQNSPLIILDEPTTHLDEENKIIILKLLRKLAKTHNKLILFSSHDWRLAKEFADKMWIIHNKKLDGGITEDILLKHDELLNPQLFNFTKSFLPPRISAPALEKEMLYSFLQKNFEKDFTTYHFEWKGSFWAISNHTFQHTCHSFAEIAQMLHNLR; this is encoded by the coding sequence ATGTTTTTAGAATTAAAAAATACAGCAATCGGTTACAAGACACCTTTAATAAAAGGCGTTAATGCGGCGCTGGATTTAGGCGACATCAGTCTGTTGATCGGCAATAATGGCGTGGGAAAAACGACCTTAATTAAAAGTATTCTTCATCAGATCCCTGGTTTGGAAGGTGAAATAATGTTGGGCGGAAAAAGCGTAAAATCGCTTTCGAACAAAGAAATCGCGGAGCAGATCGCGGTGGTATTCTCTAAATCGCCTGTACCTGCGAATTATACGCTGAAAGATCTTGTTTCGCTGGGCAAATACATTCATTATCCGTATTATTTTGAATTGAGCAATTCCGATAAAAGAGAAGTTGAAGAGATCGTCGAAAGCTTAAATTTAACGCAGTACCTTGATTTTCCGTTACACCAATTATCCGATGGAAATCTTCAGAAAGCATTTATAGGTCGGGCTTTAGCCCAAAACTCTCCGTTAATAATTCTGGATGAACCGACGACTCACCTTGACGAAGAAAATAAAATCATCATCTTGAAACTTCTGCGGAAGCTCGCAAAAACCCACAATAAACTAATCCTTTTTTCCTCGCACGACTGGCGTTTGGCGAAAGAATTTGCGGACAAAATGTGGATCATCCACAACAAAAAACTGGACGGCGGTATTACGGAAGATATCCTCTTAAAACACGATGAACTTCTGAACCCGCAGCTTTTCAACTTCACGAAATCATTTCTTCCGCCACGGATTTCTGCGCCCGCGTTGGAAAAAGAAATGCTCTATTCTTTCCTTCAAAAAAACTTCGAAAAAGACTTCACGACCTATCATTTTGAATGGAAAGGTTCCTTTTGGGCAATTTCAAATCACACTTTTCAACATACGTGCCATTCTTTTGCAGAGATCGCGCAAATGTTGCATAACCTTCGCTAA